In Candidatus Paceibacterota bacterium, a genomic segment contains:
- the map gene encoding type I methionyl aminopeptidase translates to MIRLKTEQEIALMREGGKRAALIVDTLGKMVRPGVRAIDIDTKARELIAEAGGTASFLGYTPRGVKRKYPAAICVSINEEVVHGIPTEGNKVFQEGDMVKLDLGFTYQGLVLDHARTFIAGTAPKKLQELAWATEEALMAGIQAARPGAYIGDIGAAVSAIGKKHGYGIVTELSGHGVGYSVHEEPFVPNLARAGTGPKIEVGLVIAIEPMFTLGGGEVFPLEDEYTFVTGDRSIASHAEHTVAITANGPVILTEL, encoded by the coding sequence ATGATTCGACTTAAAACAGAACAAGAAATTGCGCTCATGCGCGAAGGTGGAAAACGGGCGGCACTAATTGTCGACACACTCGGGAAAATGGTTCGTCCAGGAGTGAGGGCGATAGACATCGACACAAAAGCACGTGAACTTATTGCAGAAGCAGGAGGCACTGCATCTTTTTTAGGGTACACCCCACGCGGAGTTAAAAGGAAATATCCAGCAGCTATTTGTGTTTCAATAAACGAAGAGGTGGTTCATGGAATTCCAACAGAAGGGAATAAGGTCTTTCAAGAAGGAGATATGGTCAAGTTAGACCTTGGATTTACCTATCAAGGACTGGTGTTAGACCACGCCCGAACCTTTATCGCTGGTACGGCACCCAAGAAGCTCCAGGAGCTTGCCTGGGCCACGGAAGAGGCACTTATGGCTGGAATACAGGCAGCCCGCCCAGGGGCCTATATCGGGGATATTGGAGCCGCAGTCTCGGCTATTGGAAAGAAGCATGGGTATGGCATTGTAACCGAGCTTTCAGGGCACGGTGTAGGATATTCAGTCCACGAAGAGCCATTTGTACCAAACCTTGCTCGCGCTGGAACCGGACCAAAAATTGAAGTTGGACTCGTCATTGCAATTGAGCCAATGTTTACATTAGGAGGGGGTGAAGTGTTTCCACTCGAAGACGAATACACATTCGTAACAGGAGATCGATCAATCGCATCTCATGCGGAACACACGGTTGCAATAACTGCGAATGGTCCAGTTATTTTAACTGAGCTCTAG
- a CDS encoding nucleoside monophosphate kinase gives MDSIVTPKEGAKSFIFIGRSGCGKGTQAKLLIDFLAAKEPERKVLYIQTGLELREFIKGDTHTQNIAKNMATNGGLIPEFLAIYFWSRKISTEYTEGSHLIMDGMPRKQHEAQVLDSVFGFYGIVKPVVIHLNVSRLWSSDRMVARGRADDSHENIKNRLDWFEKEVVPTINYYKTNPMYQFMEIDGERTISEIHKDIIASL, from the coding sequence ATGGATTCAATAGTCACACCAAAAGAAGGTGCAAAAAGTTTTATTTTCATCGGCCGTTCTGGTTGTGGAAAAGGTACGCAGGCAAAACTCTTGATTGATTTTCTTGCCGCTAAAGAACCTGAAAGGAAAGTGCTCTATATTCAAACTGGACTCGAGCTCCGTGAATTTATTAAAGGAGACACGCACACACAAAACATTGCCAAGAACATGGCAACGAATGGTGGACTCATTCCAGAATTTTTGGCTATCTATTTTTGGTCTCGAAAAATTTCAACGGAATATACAGAAGGAAGTCACTTGATCATGGATGGAATGCCACGAAAACAACACGAGGCACAGGTACTTGATTCAGTCTTTGGATTTTATGGGATTGTAAAACCAGTTGTCATACACCTCAATGTTTCAAGGCTATGGTCATCTGACAGGATGGTTGCACGTGGACGCGCTGATGACAGTCATGAAAATATCAAGAACCGATTAGACTGGTTTGAAAAAGAAGTGGTCCCAACCATCAACTACTACAAGACAAATCCAATGTATCAGTTTATGGAAATAGACGGAGAGCGAACTATTTCTGAAATACACAAAGACATTATCGCTTCACTGTAG
- a CDS encoding TraM recognition domain-containing protein has translation MEKQFGSPQEEIAWLRSKIAEQPVQKREEIPLVIEKEIDAYKKAPHSILAKGHAMIEPEIAARSFGVHEAGRDGLDELISVFENRGLKNALSVVERLENPHLEDQFHQYLVERFIEDGVMKKSLEKPAQHMLGMALFEVSLPGFQAKGETAKPLKEILSTMEQFFAGMMSIASKGHEDDIFAVELANPHGTSEAIFYTAVPRPHADLFEKQLLSIYPGARITPVPQDYNIFNPQGSVVGGYGTSSKNPVFPIKTYEQFDHDPLNVLLNTFAKLDADHEGASVQFIIKPGKNGYQKMYQGAIKQIEKGVPVSYATDIKDTAKGDLWKGLKEFILPPKHLTKKKEDSEHKTEKSKNTLEDQAAQRAIEQINAKVGSPIVLTNIRIVASAGTEERAEHIYKDLESAFHQFSNTFGNGISFKRAKSGKLQDLEREYIFRTFSFEERFPLSLKELTSVIHYADKHIQSAPHLKTAKAGTAPAPMLMSDDGVTLGVNNHRGMENVVKMSREDRMRHMYVIGQTGTGKSTLIKNMAIQDIQNSDGVCFIDPHGVDIQDILASVPKERYDDVIYFDPSYTPRPMALNMLEYDPRFPEQKTFVVNEMLSIFNKLFDMKTAGGPMFEQYFRNATMLVIEDPETGSTLFDVSRVLSDKQYRALKLSRCKNPIVVQFWKEVAEKAGGESSLANMVPYITSKFDIFLSNDIMRPIVSRERSTFDFRQLMDDKKILLVNLAKGKLGDINSNLIGLIIVGKILMAALSRVDSVGKKIPDFYLYVDEFQNVTTPSIATILSEARKYRLSLTVAHQFIAQLEDEIKDAVFGNVGSIAAFRVGADDAEYLAKQFEPVFSAQDLMNVDNRNAYLKMLINGQPARPFNIETLPPPQTHPEILEQLKQLSYAAYGTPREEIEAEIMKKYQKVEVKPEISTAL, from the coding sequence ATGGAAAAGCAATTTGGATCTCCCCAAGAGGAGATTGCATGGCTCCGCTCAAAAATAGCCGAGCAACCTGTACAAAAAAGAGAAGAAATTCCTCTCGTCATCGAGAAGGAAATTGATGCGTATAAAAAAGCGCCACATTCTATTCTCGCCAAAGGTCACGCAATGATCGAGCCTGAAATTGCAGCACGTTCGTTTGGAGTGCACGAAGCAGGAAGAGATGGACTCGATGAACTAATCTCAGTGTTTGAAAATAGAGGATTGAAAAATGCTCTCAGCGTCGTTGAGCGACTAGAAAATCCACACTTGGAAGACCAATTCCATCAATATCTTGTGGAGCGATTCATTGAAGACGGTGTAATGAAAAAGTCTCTTGAGAAACCCGCACAACACATGTTGGGCATGGCGCTCTTTGAGGTATCACTTCCTGGATTTCAAGCAAAAGGTGAAACTGCAAAGCCGCTGAAGGAAATCCTCTCCACCATGGAGCAGTTTTTTGCTGGGATGATGTCCATTGCATCAAAGGGACACGAAGATGATATTTTTGCGGTTGAACTAGCAAATCCCCACGGAACATCTGAAGCAATTTTCTATACCGCAGTACCACGTCCACACGCGGATCTCTTTGAAAAACAATTACTCTCAATCTATCCGGGAGCACGAATTACTCCTGTTCCACAGGACTATAATATTTTCAATCCCCAAGGCAGTGTCGTTGGTGGATACGGAACATCATCAAAGAATCCAGTCTTTCCAATCAAGACATATGAACAATTCGATCACGACCCATTGAATGTACTTTTGAATACCTTTGCAAAATTAGATGCAGACCATGAAGGTGCATCAGTGCAATTCATTATCAAGCCTGGAAAAAATGGGTACCAAAAAATGTACCAAGGAGCTATTAAGCAGATTGAAAAGGGAGTACCGGTTTCATATGCAACTGATATTAAGGACACCGCAAAGGGCGATCTGTGGAAGGGATTGAAGGAATTTATCTTGCCACCGAAACATTTAACAAAGAAAAAAGAAGATTCTGAACATAAAACAGAAAAATCAAAGAACACACTCGAAGACCAGGCCGCGCAGCGTGCAATCGAACAGATCAATGCAAAAGTGGGAAGTCCAATTGTCCTTACGAACATCCGTATTGTTGCAAGTGCTGGAACTGAAGAGCGTGCAGAGCATATTTATAAAGATCTTGAGTCGGCATTCCATCAATTTTCAAATACATTTGGTAACGGCATTTCATTTAAACGTGCAAAGTCTGGAAAGTTACAAGATCTTGAACGGGAATATATTTTCCGAACATTTTCATTCGAAGAACGATTTCCACTATCACTTAAAGAACTGACATCGGTTATTCACTATGCTGATAAACACATCCAATCAGCACCACACTTGAAAACCGCAAAGGCAGGTACGGCTCCAGCGCCAATGCTCATGTCTGATGATGGAGTAACGCTTGGAGTTAACAACCATCGCGGTATGGAAAACGTGGTTAAGATGTCACGAGAAGACCGTATGCGTCATATGTATGTGATTGGTCAGACAGGTACGGGTAAGTCGACGCTGATTAAGAATATGGCCATCCAGGATATTCAGAACAGTGATGGTGTGTGCTTCATTGACCCACACGGAGTGGACATCCAAGATATCTTGGCATCAGTTCCAAAAGAGCGATACGACGATGTGATCTACTTTGATCCAAGCTATACTCCACGACCGATGGCATTAAACATGCTTGAGTATGATCCTCGATTTCCCGAACAGAAAACATTCGTTGTAAACGAAATGCTTTCAATATTTAATAAACTCTTCGATATGAAGACTGCGGGTGGTCCGATGTTTGAGCAATACTTCCGTAACGCAACAATGCTTGTTATTGAAGACCCAGAGACTGGATCCACACTATTCGATGTATCTCGTGTACTTTCTGATAAACAATATCGAGCACTGAAACTTTCGCGATGTAAAAATCCTATCGTTGTTCAGTTCTGGAAAGAGGTGGCAGAGAAAGCTGGGGGAGAGTCGTCACTTGCAAATATGGTGCCGTACATCACCTCAAAGTTTGATATCTTCCTTTCAAACGACATCATGCGTCCAATTGTGTCTCGTGAACGATCGACATTTGATTTCAGACAGTTGATGGATGACAAGAAAATTCTTCTCGTAAACCTCGCAAAAGGAAAGCTGGGAGATATTAACTCAAACCTCATTGGTCTTATCATTGTTGGCAAAATCCTGATGGCGGCTCTTTCTCGAGTAGATTCAGTTGGGAAGAAAATTCCTGATTTTTACTTGTACGTGGATGAGTTCCAGAACGTAACTACACCATCAATCGCAACGATCCTCTCTGAGGCACGTAAATATCGTCTATCACTTACTGTTGCTCACCAATTCATCGCCCAGCTGGAAGATGAGATTAAAGATGCAGTATTCGGAAACGTAGGATCAATTGCAGCCTTTCGAGTTGGTGCTGATGACGCTGAATATTTGGCAAAACAATTTGAGCCGGTATTTTCTGCACAAGACTTGATGAATGTTGATAACAGGAATGCGTATCTCAAGATGCTCATTAATGGTCAACCAGCTCGTCCGTTTAATATCGAGACTCTGCCCCCACCACAAACACACCCTGAAATCCTCGAACAGCTGAAGCAATTGTCATACGCTGCATACGGAACACCACGAGAAGAAATCGAAGCTGAGATTATGAAAAAATATCAGAAAGTGGAAGTAAAACCTGAAATTTCAACAGCTCTCTAG